One genomic segment of Flagellimonas marinaquae includes these proteins:
- a CDS encoding carboxymuconolactone decarboxylase family protein, whose protein sequence is MALVNPLSPDHDLETKQLAEFFNETLGFCPNSVLTMQHRPAISKAFINLNKAVMANEGKVTSALKRMIAWVSSNATGCRYCQAHAIRAAERYGAEQDQLENIWEYRTHPAFSEAERAALDFALAASQVPNTVNADIKERLHKYWNDGEIVEMMGVISLFGYLNRWNDSMGTNIENGAVESAEKYLGEVGWEKGKHDGSKY, encoded by the coding sequence ATGGCCTTAGTAAATCCTCTATCTCCCGATCATGACTTGGAAACCAAACAACTGGCGGAGTTCTTTAACGAAACACTTGGGTTTTGCCCGAATTCCGTTTTAACCATGCAGCACAGGCCCGCTATTTCCAAGGCGTTTATCAACCTTAACAAAGCGGTTATGGCCAACGAGGGAAAGGTAACCTCTGCCCTTAAACGAATGATTGCCTGGGTAAGCAGCAACGCGACCGGATGCAGATACTGCCAAGCCCACGCCATACGCGCTGCGGAACGTTATGGCGCCGAGCAAGACCAACTTGAAAATATCTGGGAATATAGAACCCATCCTGCTTTTTCGGAAGCGGAAAGAGCCGCTTTGGATTTTGCGCTAGCTGCTTCTCAGGTTCCGAACACCGTAAACGCCGATATAAAAGAAAGACTCCATAAATATTGGAACGATGGCGAGATCGTTGAAATGATGGGTGTAATCTCTCTCTTTGGGTACCTGAACCGTTGGAACGACTCCATGGGCACCAATATTGAGAATGGCGCCGTGGAAAGTGCTGAAAAATACTTAGGCGAAGTAGGCTGGGAAAAGGGCAAGCACGATGGCAGCAAATATTGA
- a CDS encoding lysoplasmalogenase has translation MWLKKNGLYVLLAVSVILAMLGVTTENFVFKSGTAGMGAVIILIMGIVDKSRIKEAWWIIGAFLFSIIGDWFLSHMNGDSTMFVKGIALFFLAHLGYLLYALRNGRIRGMFTAIVLTIYLAFFFLVLYPTFTDVTLMIASLVYLLISCFSLGAAMGIKGDLAAKRSFIFGIVLIIFSDTIIAFKEFVGYHSFDFLITPTYYLAHIFITFSLVKRFKSNVPTSN, from the coding sequence ATGTGGCTAAAAAAGAATGGGTTATATGTACTGCTAGCGGTTTCCGTGATTCTTGCAATGTTGGGGGTTACGACCGAAAACTTTGTTTTTAAGTCCGGTACGGCAGGTATGGGGGCTGTTATTATCCTCATCATGGGTATTGTGGACAAATCTAGGATTAAAGAAGCTTGGTGGATAATCGGAGCTTTTTTATTTTCCATAATCGGGGATTGGTTTTTATCCCATATGAACGGTGATAGCACCATGTTCGTAAAGGGAATCGCCCTGTTTTTTTTGGCCCACTTGGGGTATTTGCTCTACGCATTGCGGAACGGTCGTATAAGAGGAATGTTTACTGCGATTGTTTTGACTATCTATTTGGCATTTTTCTTTTTAGTGCTCTATCCCACTTTTACAGATGTTACGTTGATGATTGCATCTTTGGTGTATTTGCTCATTTCTTGTTTTTCTTTGGGCGCGGCCATGGGGATAAAAGGAGACCTGGCCGCTAAAAGAAGCTTTATTTTTGGAATTGTACTGATTATTTTTTCGGATACTATAATTGCATTCAAAGAATTCGTGGGTTATCATTCGTTCGATTTTCTGATTACACCTACCTACTACCTGGCCCACATTTTTATTACATTTTCACTCGTTAAAAGATTTAAAAGCAACGTCCCAACATCAAACTAA
- a CDS encoding DinB family protein, whose protein sequence is MAKLFLTPENQIQRLNIVLNNVVSLQELDTDMLTNVSVPDTWSIIEVLAHLNIAYGPYRNQLDEAISNMTDSNEEQKPFRARPWQKMIIEMLRPKGIRRKWKMKTMKRFEPLLDRKNMGKEKVEDIFREFFELHGHLKHSILKSRNKDISKIKITSGIGPIVKFYLPESFEFLLCHLERHMVQIDEILNQQKVLTQ, encoded by the coding sequence ATGGCCAAGTTATTCCTAACACCTGAAAACCAAATTCAACGATTGAACATTGTGCTCAACAATGTGGTGTCCCTACAAGAACTCGATACAGATATGCTAACAAACGTATCGGTTCCGGATACATGGAGCATTATTGAAGTATTGGCACACTTAAATATTGCCTACGGCCCTTACCGAAATCAGTTAGATGAAGCAATTTCCAATATGACCGATTCAAATGAAGAGCAAAAGCCCTTTAGAGCCAGACCTTGGCAAAAAATGATCATTGAAATGCTACGTCCCAAAGGAATCCGAAGAAAATGGAAAATGAAGACCATGAAACGATTTGAACCCTTGTTGGACAGGAAAAATATGGGGAAGGAAAAAGTGGAAGATATTTTTCGTGAATTTTTTGAGCTTCATGGTCACCTGAAGCATTCAATCCTAAAAAGTAGAAATAAAGATATATCCAAAATTAAAATCACTTCAGGGATAGGACCCATTGTAAAGTTCTATCTACCAGAAAGTTTTGAGTTTCTGTTGTGCCATTTGGAGAGGCATATGGTACAAATTGATGAAATTTTAAATCAACAGAAAGTCTTGACTCAGTAA
- the rsmI gene encoding 16S rRNA (cytidine(1402)-2'-O)-methyltransferase: MGKLYLVPTPIGNLEDMTFRAIKVLKEVDVVLAEDTRTSGKLLKHFEINTSLQSHHMHNEHKQVDVLVQKMKEGTTYALISDAGTPAISDPGFLLTRACVENGIAVECLPGATAFVPALVNSGLPNDRFVFEGFLPVKKGRQTRLLELAEETRTMVFYESPHKLLKTLTHFAEYFGEDRPISVSRELTKLYEETVRGTVTEVLEHFNNKTPKGEFVIVVGGRKD; the protein is encoded by the coding sequence ATGGGAAAATTATATCTGGTTCCTACACCGATCGGAAATTTGGAAGATATGACCTTTCGTGCCATTAAAGTGCTTAAAGAGGTCGATGTGGTCTTGGCAGAAGATACCCGGACCAGCGGAAAACTCCTCAAGCATTTTGAAATCAACACCTCGTTGCAGAGCCATCATATGCACAACGAGCATAAACAGGTGGATGTGTTGGTACAAAAAATGAAAGAAGGGACAACTTACGCTCTCATATCCGATGCAGGCACCCCGGCTATTTCCGATCCAGGATTTTTATTGACCCGTGCTTGTGTGGAAAACGGTATTGCAGTAGAGTGTTTGCCCGGAGCAACTGCCTTTGTTCCTGCTTTAGTGAACAGTGGATTGCCCAATGACCGATTTGTTTTTGAGGGATTTTTGCCTGTAAAAAAAGGCCGTCAGACACGACTTTTGGAACTTGCCGAAGAAACCCGAACTATGGTTTTTTACGAATCGCCCCATAAGCTCCTTAAAACCTTGACCCATTTCGCCGAGTATTTTGGAGAAGACAGACCCATTTCCGTATCCCGGGAATTGACCAAATTATACGAAGAGACCGTTCGCGGAACGGTTACGGAGGTACTGGAGCACTTTAACAATAAGACGCCCAAAGGCGAATTTGTGATTGTGGTCGGCGGACGTAAGGATTAA
- a CDS encoding enoyl-CoA hydratase/isomerase family protein → MTTDRTNGSLYTRIENRIATVEFGHPASNSFVSELLARLAKELVALGENNEVSVIVLKSEGERAFCAGASFDELVAVSNLEEGKQFFSGFAHVINAMRKCPKPIIGRVQGKTVGGGVGLASACDYVHATEAAAIKLSEISIGIGPFVIAPAVERKMGKAALAELTLYPTEWKNAYWAKEQGLYAKVYGSISEMDKELDIHLQKLASYNPEALAEMKKVLWQGTEHWDDLLLVRAEASGRLALSPDTKKALEKFKK, encoded by the coding sequence ATGACAACTGATAGAACCAACGGAAGTTTATATACTCGAATAGAAAACAGGATCGCTACGGTCGAATTTGGCCATCCGGCAAGCAATTCTTTTGTTTCGGAGCTTTTGGCACGACTGGCCAAGGAGTTAGTTGCACTAGGGGAAAATAATGAAGTTTCCGTTATTGTCTTAAAATCAGAAGGGGAACGGGCCTTTTGCGCCGGCGCTTCTTTTGATGAACTGGTGGCAGTTTCCAATTTAGAAGAAGGAAAACAGTTCTTCAGCGGATTTGCCCATGTGATCAATGCCATGCGCAAATGTCCCAAACCCATTATCGGCCGGGTGCAAGGGAAAACTGTTGGTGGCGGAGTCGGATTGGCCTCGGCCTGCGATTATGTGCATGCTACCGAAGCAGCGGCAATCAAACTATCCGAGATTTCCATAGGAATAGGTCCGTTCGTAATTGCCCCTGCGGTGGAACGTAAAATGGGAAAGGCGGCTTTGGCAGAACTCACTTTGTATCCCACAGAATGGAAAAATGCCTATTGGGCCAAAGAACAGGGACTTTATGCCAAGGTATACGGTTCCATTTCCGAAATGGACAAAGAACTGGACATTCACCTGCAAAAGTTGGCGAGCTATAATCCCGAAGCCCTTGCTGAAATGAAAAAAGTGCTTTGGCAAGGAACCGAGCATTGGGACGACTTATTGTTGGTGCGTGCCGAAGCCTCCGGAAGATTGGCACTATCGCCCGATACTAAAAAAGCATTGGAAAAGTTTAAAAAGTAG
- a CDS encoding Crp/Fnr family transcriptional regulator — translation MEVEASLILKSFFSNLDLSKDEEQHFTSLWTLKSFDQYDIITEAESIERNFYIVLEGVQAIYVLNEKGEKVVLGFSYAGSPSGVFDSFVRGEPSKIFLEALKPSKLLALCKQDYDEMFKNHLSFYKWGHLFFQDVLFGRLSREVELLTLTAEQRYVAFMKRCPEELKVIPQKYLASYLNMKPETFSRLRAANVY, via the coding sequence ATGGAGGTCGAAGCATCCCTTATTTTGAAATCTTTCTTTTCAAATCTTGATTTATCGAAAGATGAAGAACAACATTTTACATCCCTTTGGACACTGAAATCATTTGATCAGTATGATATAATTACGGAAGCGGAAAGTATAGAGCGTAACTTTTATATTGTTCTGGAGGGTGTACAAGCAATCTATGTGCTAAATGAAAAAGGCGAAAAAGTGGTTTTGGGATTTTCCTACGCCGGAAGCCCTTCAGGAGTATTTGATTCCTTTGTAAGAGGAGAGCCCTCTAAAATTTTCTTGGAAGCTTTGAAACCATCTAAATTACTGGCTTTATGCAAACAGGACTATGATGAGATGTTCAAAAACCACCTCTCTTTTTATAAATGGGGACATCTTTTTTTCCAGGACGTGCTTTTTGGGCGATTGTCCAGAGAGGTGGAGCTTTTAACCCTTACGGCCGAGCAACGCTATGTTGCCTTTATGAAAAGATGCCCAGAAGAATTAAAGGTAATTCCACAAAAGTACCTGGCATCTTACCTCAACATGAAACCCGAGACTTTCAGCCGATTGAGGGCGGCCAATGTGTACTGA
- the recJ gene encoding single-stranded-DNA-specific exonuclease RecJ has translation MRWTVKPKPEQKSIDDLSEALGVDDLIAQLLIQRGVTNYEEAKSFFRPELTHLHDPFLMKGMQKAVERIEQAFANGENILVYGDYDVDGTTSVALMSSYLQETHPNVATYIPDRYAEGYGISFKGIDFAADNDIGLMIALDCGIKAIEQIAYAKDKGIDVIVCDHHRPGKDLPEAVAILDPKQEDCAYPYKELCGCGVGFKLIQALADQQGKTIDDILLYLDLVATAIAADIVPITGENRVLAYYGLMVINENPRTGIKALIDQTKKRELTITDVVFILAPRINAAGRMKHGQHAVELLTETNFLQAQRFASEIESFNTERRSLDQEITQEALVQIQENREEDKFTSVVYNENWHKGVIGIVASRLTETYYRPTLVFTKSGDKLAASARSVKGFDIYNALEGCSDCLEQFGGHMYAAGLTLLEEQYELFKKQFEKVVSESIDPKLLQPEISIDAKISMHQITPKLMRILKQFAPFGPGNMAPVFMAEGLKDTGHARGVGQGEKHLKCSLYQPGSNPIGAIGFNLGNKLTRVKSIKPFDAVFSLDENEWNGTVSLQLKLRDIR, from the coding sequence ATGCGCTGGACCGTAAAACCAAAACCAGAACAAAAAAGCATTGATGATCTTTCCGAAGCATTGGGAGTTGATGATTTAATTGCCCAATTGTTGATCCAACGAGGAGTGACCAATTATGAGGAGGCCAAAAGCTTTTTCCGACCAGAGTTAACCCATTTGCACGACCCTTTTTTAATGAAGGGAATGCAAAAGGCAGTGGAGCGCATTGAGCAAGCTTTTGCCAATGGTGAAAACATTTTGGTCTATGGGGATTACGATGTGGACGGAACCACTTCGGTAGCCCTGATGAGCTCTTATTTGCAAGAAACCCACCCTAATGTCGCGACTTATATTCCCGATCGCTATGCTGAAGGCTACGGAATTTCGTTTAAAGGGATCGATTTTGCCGCCGACAATGATATTGGCCTTATGATTGCCCTGGATTGCGGCATCAAGGCCATTGAGCAGATTGCTTATGCCAAGGACAAAGGTATTGACGTGATCGTTTGTGATCATCACCGACCGGGGAAAGATTTACCGGAAGCAGTGGCGATTTTGGATCCAAAACAAGAGGATTGTGCATATCCTTACAAGGAGCTTTGCGGATGCGGCGTTGGCTTTAAATTGATTCAGGCTCTGGCCGATCAGCAAGGAAAGACCATCGACGACATTTTGCTTTACCTGGATTTAGTGGCCACCGCCATTGCCGCGGACATAGTTCCGATTACGGGAGAAAACCGGGTTCTGGCCTATTACGGGTTAATGGTCATCAACGAAAACCCGAGAACCGGGATCAAAGCATTGATCGATCAGACCAAAAAGCGCGAACTTACCATTACGGATGTAGTGTTCATCTTGGCACCTCGGATCAATGCCGCAGGACGGATGAAGCATGGCCAACACGCTGTAGAGTTGTTAACCGAAACCAATTTTTTGCAAGCACAACGTTTTGCATCGGAAATTGAATCGTTCAATACCGAAAGACGGAGTTTGGACCAAGAGATCACACAAGAGGCCTTGGTGCAAATACAAGAAAATCGAGAAGAGGACAAGTTCACTTCTGTGGTCTATAACGAAAATTGGCATAAGGGAGTCATAGGAATTGTGGCGTCTAGATTAACAGAAACCTATTATCGGCCCACTTTGGTGTTTACCAAAAGTGGGGACAAATTGGCTGCTTCGGCACGTTCGGTCAAGGGGTTTGATATTTACAATGCCCTTGAAGGCTGTTCAGATTGCTTGGAGCAGTTTGGCGGACATATGTATGCAGCAGGACTTACCCTATTGGAAGAACAGTACGAACTCTTCAAAAAGCAGTTTGAAAAAGTAGTTTCTGAATCAATTGACCCAAAATTGTTGCAGCCCGAAATTTCTATCGACGCAAAAATTTCAATGCATCAAATCACACCAAAACTAATGCGGATCTTAAAGCAATTCGCCCCATTTGGACCGGGTAACATGGCACCTGTTTTTATGGCAGAAGGTTTAAAGGATACCGGCCATGCCCGAGGGGTGGGACAGGGCGAAAAGCACTTGAAATGCAGTCTCTATCAGCCCGGTTCCAATCCCATTGGCGCAATTGGGTTTAATTTGGGCAATAAATTGACACGAGTTAAAAGCATAAAACCATTTGATGCCGTATTTTCGTTGGATGAAAATGAATGGAACGGAACGGTGAGCCTTCAGTTAAAACTAAGAGATATTCGCTAG
- a CDS encoding OsmC family protein, which yields MTNHITTKWLGEMAFESNNPSGETIKIDAGPESGGSGEGLRPKALMLSSLAGCSGLDVASLIKKMKLDVKEFKIETIANLTDEHPKYYDSVVIEYHFTGSDLNEEKLKKAVDLSVEKYCGVMEMFRKFAKLDIKILYHNS from the coding sequence ATGACAAATCACATTACCACCAAATGGCTTGGTGAAATGGCTTTTGAAAGCAATAACCCATCCGGGGAGACCATAAAAATAGATGCAGGACCGGAAAGCGGTGGATCTGGAGAAGGATTGCGCCCCAAGGCATTGATGCTATCTTCTCTGGCAGGTTGTTCGGGCCTGGACGTGGCATCCCTCATCAAAAAAATGAAACTGGATGTAAAGGAGTTCAAGATAGAGACCATTGCAAACCTTACCGATGAGCATCCAAAATATTACGATTCCGTTGTAATAGAGTATCATTTTACCGGCTCTGACCTTAACGAGGAAAAGCTGAAAAAAGCGGTAGACCTATCAGTGGAAAAATACTGTGGTGTAATGGAAATGTTCAGGAAGTTTGCAAAATTGGACATCAAAATTTTATATCACAATAGCTAA
- a CDS encoding helix-turn-helix transcriptional regulator, whose product MKNLVKVERARLDMTQAELAKELGVSRQTIHAIEKDKFNPSVTLALKMGRLFNLPVEELFIIDED is encoded by the coding sequence ATGAAGAATTTGGTAAAAGTGGAAAGAGCAAGATTGGATATGACCCAAGCCGAACTGGCCAAAGAATTGGGCGTTTCACGACAGACCATCCATGCCATAGAAAAGGATAAATTCAATCCTTCGGTTACCTTGGCATTAAAAATGGGCAGATTGTTCAATCTTCCCGTGGAGGAATTATTTATTATTGATGAGGATTAA
- a CDS encoding MFS transporter yields the protein MDPYAALRYKEFNIFLLVRFAMVFAWSMQFIVIEWQVYSLTKDPLSLGIIGLMEVIPAVSMALFAGHIVDQREKRNLLVTCIAGFSVISLGLFLLSWPGLEDSWESKTILYSIYALVFLGGFVRSFLGPTIFSLIALIVPKKIYPNAATWSSSTWQLASVLGPALAGFSISWIGVHWSMCLIFGFSVLALIFLFQIPRKPILNPKIGEPVFQSLRDGLKFVFGNKAIFGALTLDMVAVLFGGAVALLPVYAQDILHVGSEGFGILRAAPAVGASITMLGSTRFPLHKKAGKKLLMAVFAFGICIIVFGLSELFWLSVIALFLSGAVDGVSMIIRQTILQLKTPDNMRGRVASVNSMFVGSSNELGAFESGLAAKLLGTVTAVVFGGCMTLLTAGTTAIVSPTFRRLDLQKDIDEHEKED from the coding sequence ATGGACCCCTACGCAGCACTTCGTTATAAGGAATTCAACATATTTTTATTGGTACGTTTTGCCATGGTCTTTGCATGGTCCATGCAGTTTATTGTGATAGAATGGCAAGTGTATTCCTTGACCAAGGACCCACTTTCACTAGGCATTATCGGGTTGATGGAAGTGATTCCTGCGGTGAGTATGGCCCTGTTTGCCGGACATATTGTAGATCAGCGGGAAAAGCGAAACCTTTTGGTGACTTGCATTGCTGGATTCTCGGTAATCAGTCTTGGGCTGTTCTTGTTGAGCTGGCCCGGGCTTGAAGATTCTTGGGAATCTAAAACCATACTGTACTCGATTTATGCCTTGGTTTTTTTGGGCGGGTTTGTGCGTTCGTTTTTGGGCCCTACAATTTTCTCTTTGATCGCTTTGATCGTTCCCAAAAAAATATACCCCAATGCCGCAACATGGAGCAGTTCCACATGGCAGTTGGCATCTGTTTTGGGTCCGGCCTTGGCCGGGTTCTCGATCAGTTGGATCGGGGTACATTGGAGCATGTGCCTTATTTTTGGGTTTTCGGTACTTGCACTTATTTTCTTGTTCCAAATACCGAGAAAACCAATCTTAAATCCAAAAATCGGTGAGCCGGTATTTCAAAGTTTACGAGATGGACTCAAGTTTGTTTTTGGGAACAAGGCCATTTTTGGAGCCCTGACCTTAGACATGGTCGCTGTTTTATTCGGTGGCGCTGTTGCACTGTTGCCAGTATATGCTCAGGATATTTTACATGTGGGTTCCGAAGGCTTTGGGATTTTACGTGCAGCCCCAGCGGTAGGGGCTTCCATAACCATGCTTGGCTCAACACGGTTTCCATTGCATAAAAAAGCAGGTAAAAAATTATTGATGGCCGTTTTTGCTTTTGGTATTTGTATTATCGTATTTGGACTGTCGGAATTGTTTTGGCTATCCGTAATAGCCTTGTTTTTGAGTGGTGCGGTGGATGGTGTTTCCATGATCATACGGCAGACTATTTTACAATTGAAAACGCCGGACAATATGCGAGGAAGGGTCGCATCTGTGAATTCTATGTTCGTTGGGTCGTCCAACGAGTTGGGGGCATTTGAAAGTGGATTGGCGGCCAAATTATTGGGAACGGTTACAGCAGTGGTTTTCGGTGGGTGCATGACGCTTTTGACCGCTGGAACAACCGCGATTGTTTCACCGACCTTTCGCCGACTGGATCTTCAAAAAGACATTGATGAACATGAAAAGGAGGATTAA
- a CDS encoding UDP-2,3-diacylglucosamine diphosphatase, whose protein sequence is MKNIALPKGKKVYFASDNHLGAPTRKDSLPREKKFVAWLDSIKDDAAAIFLMGDLFDFWFEYKTVVPKGFTRTLGKLAELSDMGIQITYFVGNHDLWMNGYFEEELNIPVYHKPQQFLINDASFFIGHGDGLGPHDKGFKRMKKVFTNPLAKWLFKWLHPDLGVRLGQHLSVNNKVISGDADATFLGEDKEWLILYAKRKLEQQHYDHFIFGHRHLPMEIKLNEKSTYTNLGDWISYYTYAVFDGEKLTLEKLQG, encoded by the coding sequence ATGAAGAACATTGCCCTGCCTAAAGGCAAAAAAGTCTATTTCGCGAGCGATAACCATCTCGGAGCACCCACTCGAAAGGATAGTCTCCCCCGTGAAAAAAAATTTGTAGCTTGGCTGGATTCCATAAAAGATGATGCCGCTGCCATTTTTTTAATGGGCGACCTTTTTGATTTTTGGTTCGAGTACAAAACTGTGGTTCCCAAAGGCTTTACCCGCACCTTGGGAAAACTGGCCGAGCTATCGGACATGGGCATCCAAATTACCTATTTTGTGGGCAACCATGATCTATGGATGAACGGCTATTTTGAGGAAGAACTCAATATTCCCGTTTACCACAAACCACAGCAGTTCCTTATCAACGACGCTTCCTTTTTTATCGGACATGGGGATGGATTGGGTCCTCACGATAAAGGTTTCAAACGAATGAAGAAAGTGTTCACCAATCCCTTGGCCAAATGGCTTTTTAAATGGTTGCACCCTGATTTGGGTGTTCGCTTAGGGCAACATCTTTCCGTGAACAACAAGGTTATTTCTGGAGATGCGGATGCTACATTTTTGGGTGAGGACAAAGAATGGCTGATTTTATATGCCAAGCGCAAACTGGAGCAACAACACTATGACCATTTTATTTTTGGTCATCGACACCTGCCCATGGAAATCAAACTCAACGAAAAATCCACCTACACCAATCTTGGGGATTGGATTTCCTATTATACCTATGCCGTTTTTGATGGTGAAAAATTGACTTTGGAGAAACTGCAGGGTTAA